One Triticum urartu cultivar G1812 unplaced genomic scaffold, Tu2.1 TuUngrouped_contig_6348, whole genome shotgun sequence DNA segment encodes these proteins:
- the LOC125530481 gene encoding uncharacterized protein LOC125530481: MADQVGTDQEDSYKGNSLPVFPEEEPKQHQVAVSRAASKGRYARFKENLNAKPQETKQHHHQVDVSCAASKGRSRTGWMSMERSTPEGINMEEHASRFQPLPLPRFTGDFERATVGIPVVMRKRKPLEVRNALRERRVAAKQKDARYHAEVALHKYNRANNTKFELVEVKVISIFYEFGGAGAHYNFTAKQPEEQHSADADSTKLFFSEVHLNFRTENDVIMCCIVGENDAGHCYGCENYQPVIHPSSQAYGGGSSTCIDYPCSDGDSDSD; the protein is encoded by the exons ATGGCGGATCAGGTCGGTACTGACCAGGAGGATTC GTATAAGGGGAATTCGCTGCCTGTCTTCCCAGAGGAGGAGCCAAAGCAACACCAAGTCGCAGTTTCACGGGCCGCTTCAAAGGGGAGATATGCAAG ATTTAAAGAGAATTTGAATGCCAAGCCACAGGAGACAAAGCAACATCACCATCAAGTTGACGTCTCATGCGCCGCTTCAAAAGGGAG GAGTCGAACTGGTTGGATGTCCATGGAGAGGAGCACTCCTGAAGGTATCAACATGGAGGAACATGCTTCGAGGTTTCAGCCTTTGCCCCTACCCAGATTTACGGGTGACTTTGAGCGGGCTACCGTCGGAATTCCAGTTGTAATGCGAAAGAGGAAGCCTCTGGAGGTGAGGAATGCGCTCCGCGAAAGAAGAGTCGCGGCCAAACAAAAGGACGCGCGCTACCATGCGGAGGTGGCCTTGCATAAATACAACAGAGCCAACAACACCAAg TTTGAGCTGGTGGAGGTAAAAGTGATATCTATATTTTATGAGTTTGGAGGGGCCGGCGCCCATTATAACTTCACAGCTAAGCAGCCTGAGGAGCAACATTCTGCTGATGCCGACAGTACCAAGCTATTCTTCTCTGAAGTCCACCTGAATTTTCGGACTGAGAATGATGTGATTATGTGCTGTATAGTTGGGGAAAATGACGCAG GGCATTGCTATGGCTGTGAAAACTACCAGCCTGTTATTCACCCAAGCAGCCAAGCATACGGCGGCGGTAGTAGCACTTGTATTGACTATCCTTGCTCAGATGGCGATAGCGACAGCGACTAG